In Dromiciops gliroides isolate mDroGli1 chromosome 4, mDroGli1.pri, whole genome shotgun sequence, one DNA window encodes the following:
- the FBXO5 gene encoding F-box only protein 5 produces the protein MSRHRSRCCCCSCACCSSPLLAASSSCCSGPGAVTAAESPRPTDRYKLENKDNNPHYSVKMICDFNCNHVNSGPVLAKPEISKKMESGTPEYLEDFCKDCLKDDRRLSYSGPQNVSPRMVEPRTENGPLHNKENQALQRLDASSESEELESSRLYEDSGYSSFSHQSSPGEQEYNSLLLSRNFIVSPKPCLLQNQSTEQFPNKNLLPILHFEEVVCSTLKKNAKRNPKVDWETVERIVAHGDFGLHNVIGRKMGLDRLDILSELFQRGLRHILANVLKCLSEMDLINVAKVSATWKKILKDNKGAFHLYSSAMKKATENTTKFSAHAATREYVLVRAALASVQKSTVQAPGASKKGSRPKLSDQGVQGVSTYSRHTEFSEVAKTLKKNESLRACIHCSSPAKYDPFLQRATCNRESCGFDFCTKCLCSYHITKDCLNEKPLKANSKVGPLPGSKKSKKNLRRL, from the exons ATGAGTCGCCACCGTAGtcgctgttgctgctgctcctgcgCTTGCTGCTCCTCACCTCTTTTGGCTGCATCTTCCTCCTGTTGCAGCGGCCCCGGCGCCGTTACGGCCGCAGAGTCCCCGCGCCCGACTGACA gatACAAACTAGAGAATAAAGACAACAATCCTCACTACTCTGTTAAAATGATATGTGACTTTAACTGCAACCATGTTAATTCTGGGCCTGTATTGGCAAAGCCTGAGATTAGCAAAAAAATGGAATCTGGTACTCCTGAATATTTGGAAGATTTTTGTAAAGATTGTCTTAAAGATGATAGAAGGCTATCCTACAGTGGACCTCAGAACGTAAGCCCCAGGATGGTAGAACCTAGAACTGAAAATGGGCCACTGCACAACAAGGAAAATCAAGCACTGCAGAGGCTTGATGCCTCGAGTGAATCGGAAGAGTTGGAGAGCAGTAGACTTTATGAAGACAGTGGCTACTCTTCGTTCTCTCATCAAAGCAGTCCTGGTGAACAAGAATATAATAGCCTTCTGTTGTCTCGGAATTTCATCGTCAGCCCCAAACCCTGCCTTCTACAAAACCAAAGCACAGAACAGTTTCCAAATAAAAACTTGTTGCCAATCCTTCATTTTGAGGAAGTGGTTTgttcaactttaaaaaagaatgccAAAAGAAATCCTAAAGTAGATTGGGAAACTGTGGAAAGAATAGTTGCCCATGGAGATTTTGGCCTACATAATGTAATTGGTAGAAAAATGGGCTTAGATCGACTGGATATTCTCAGTGAACTCTTCCAGAGGGGACTCAGACATATTTTggcaaatgttttaaaatgcctCAGTGAGATGGACTTGATCAA TGTGGCCAAAGTGAGTGCAACATGGAAGAAGATTCTGAAAGACAATAAAGGGGCTTTCCACTTATATAGTTCAGCAATGAAAAAAGCTACT GAAAATACTACCAAATTTTCAGCTCATGCTGCAACTAGAGAATATGTTCTAGTAAGGGCAGCATTAGCTTCTGTTCAAAAATCAACGGTCCAGGCTCCTGGTGCATCCAAAAAAGGATCTCGGCCCAAATTATCTGATCAGGGAGTTCAGGGAGTTTCTACGTACAGCCGGCACACTGAGTTTTCTGAG GTTGCCAAGAccttgaaaaagaatgaaagcttAAGAGCCTGTATTCATTGCAGCTCACCTGCAAAATACGACCCCTTTTTGCAGAGGGCAACATGCAACCGAGAAAGCTGTGGCTTTGatttttgtacaaaatgtttaTGCAGCTATCATATCACCAAAGACTGTTTAAATGAAAAACCCCTAAAAGCAAACTCCAAAGTGGGGCCTCTTCCTGGtagtaaaaaaagcaaaaagaatttgCGGAGGTTATGA